The following are from one region of the Ictalurus furcatus strain D&B chromosome 11, Billie_1.0, whole genome shotgun sequence genome:
- the gdf5 gene encoding growth/differentiation factor 5 produces MPSQRVAHAPSGLTARTSVAKAILAAHQRASAKRSLKVKGKVVERERPRQPVVTPHDYMLSLYWSLSIGQINRSAMHEAGMANTITSFVDKGQDEHVPLLKRQRYYFNISSLEKEGLLGAELRILRKPFTDPFRIPATEGRNCLRLYTCATSKQRAMLLQSQPIEDHSIPKWEVFDIWKLFKSFRNTVQLCFELEAIDQGHPLDLRSLGLDRSGRQNKEKAFFVVFSRTKKHGLFYNEIKARSGHDNKTVYDYLFTQRRMRRAPLPRVKKLSRSPKTRCNRKELHVNFKEMGWDDWIIAPLEYEAFHCDGICDFPIRSHLEPTNHAIIQTLMNSMDSHSTPPTCCVPTRLSPISILYIDSANNVVYKQYEDMVVESCGCR; encoded by the exons ATGCCCTCGCAACGCGTAGCGCACGCGCCCTCAGGACTCACCGCACGCACCAGCGTAGCAAAGGCCATCCTCGCGGCGCATCAAAGAGCGTCGGCAAAAAGGAGCTTGAAGGTGAAAGGTAAAGTGGTGGAGCGAGAGAGACCGAGACAACCGGTTGTCACACCGCATGATTACATGCTGTCTCTTTACTGGTCTCTGTCCATTGGGCAGATAAACCGAAGCGCAATGCACGAGGCGGGCATGGCTAATACCATCACGAGCTTCGTGGACAAAGGACAAG ATGAGCATGTGCCCCTGTTAAAGCGCCAGAGGTATTACTTTAACATCAGCTCCCTGGAGAAGGAGGGACTGCTGGGAGCTGAATTACGTATTCTCCGAAAGCCCTTCACTGATCCTTTTAGAATCCCTGCCACTGAGGGCAGAAACTGTCTTCGACTTTACACATGTGCCACAAGTAAGCAGAGGGCTATGTTGCTCCAGTCGCAGCCCATAGAGGATCATAGCATCCCAAAATGGGAGGTGTTTGACATTTGGAAACTGTTCAAGAGTTTCAGAAACACTGTTCAGCTTTGTTTTGAGTTGGAGGCAATAGATCAGGGCCACCCATTGGACCTCAGGTCACTTGGCCTGGATCGTTCAGGACGGCAAAACAAGGAGAAGGCCTTCTTTGTGGTGTTCAGCCGCACAAAGAAGCATGGTCTCTTTTACAATGAGATCAAGGCACGCTCAGGCCATGACAACAAAACTGTCTATGATTACCTGTTTACGCAGCGCAGAATGCGCCGGGCACCACTGCCACGTGTCAAGAAACTGAGCAGAAGTCCAAAGACACGGTGCAACCGCAAGGAGCTTCATGTTAACTTTAAGGAGATGGGCTGGGATGACTGGATCATTGCACCATTGGAGTATGAGGCCTTTCACTGTGATGGAATCTGTGATTTTCCCATCCGCTCACATCTGGAGCCCACCAATCATGCCATCATCCAGACACTCATGAACTCTATGGATTCTCACTCGACACCACCCACCTGCTGTGTACCCACCAGACTTAGTCCTATCAGTATCCTCTACATTGACTCAGCTAATAATGTTGTGTACAAGCAATATGAGGACATGGTGGTAGAGAGTTGTGGCTGTAGATAG
- the sdc4 gene encoding syndecan-4, with amino-acid sequence MLNVSLVLVLLAAAAFAESVRETETWMPPKAEESHGDLDSSGDFIFPIEDSTTFDDEDEGNYEDTEDYDDMSGSGDDKSLVYEDSVTASEPEEFDNRIPDIEPPVQPRPTDNEIQLVRQNEVAHPPSVLLSHAGEQNIFNKTEVLAAVIAGGAVGLLFAVLLILLLIYRMKKKDEGSYDLGKKPIYKKAPTTEIYA; translated from the exons ATGCTGAACGTGTCCCTTGTGTTGGTTttattggctgctgctgccttCGCCGAGTCG GTACGAGAGACAGAAACATGGATGCCTCCAAAGGCTGAGGAATCACATGGTGACCTCGACTCGTCTGGTGATTTCATTTTCCCCATTGAGGACAGCACAACATTTGATGATGAGGACGAGGGCAATTATGAGGACACAGAAGACTATGATGACATGTCAGGCTCTGGTGATGACAAGTCATTAGTGTATGAAGACTCGGTAACAGCCTCTGAG CCTGAAGAGTTTGATAATCGCATCCCAGACATAGAGCCCCCGGTTCAGCCTCGGCCAACAGATAATGAGATCCAACTGGTGAGACAGAACGAAGTTGCTCACCCACCCAGTGTCCTGTTGTCTCATGCAGGAGAACAGAACATCTTTAACAAGACAGAAGTGCTGGCCG CTGTTATtgctggtggtgctgttggATTGCTTTTTGCTGTGCTTcttatcctcctcctcatctacCGCATGAAGAAAAAGGATGAAGGCAGCTACGATTTGGGCAAGAAACCCATTTACAAGAAAGCTCCCACCACCGAGATCTACGCATGA